In the genome of Methanosarcinales archaeon, the window TTATTAAACATATCATGAACAAAAAAATCGAAAAGTGTGATAGTAAAACAGCTTTATTAGATCATAAAAAAGATATGGATAAAAGCTGGGAAGACGAGCTTAGTGAATGGATGATTGAGGAGTTATTTACACCATTTCAGGCATCCTAAAGTTCTAATCCGATCCAAGAATCATTGTAAATAAATTCAAATTTACGGGGTGTATATCTTGGAATTAAAAGGAATATGCAGTATCTGCCAGCGATCAGATACCATGTATACTTGCCAATTTTGTGGAAGAATTGTATGCAGTAATTGTTTTAATTCATTAAAAGGAGTCTGCATACAATGCAATCGTGGACGCAGTTTAGGGTCAGTTGATTCTACTTTAAACTATTAAGACCAAATTTATTTATTTTCCATTTCTCCCACACCTTCCTCTATTGTTCTGAAAAATTTTGAAGAAATTGAATCCCCTATAGTCTTTAGCATCAGTTCTTTACTTTCACTATTATTAATCCCTTCGGTAATTGTACCGAACACACCCAGTGGGATCGTTGTAGATGCATAAGAAGTCCCTCCCACAACATTGCCACAATGACCAAAGGCTTTCTTAAATATCTGTTTTAAATTGACCTCAATATTGTTAGAAGCTGCATAAGCATATATTTTCGAAGTATTTACAGCATATACCAAAGAAGTAGATATACCTTCCAGGTCAAGCATATATTTACAGACCTTTTGGAGTGTGCTGGGGTCTTTGATATAGCCGGTGTTTGTCAAGAGATATGTATCTTTGATTGTCCTGTTTGCCAGGGCCTTTTCAAGATCATTGAAGGTTTCTGATTTCACAGGCGGATTTTCCAGTTTATTTAGAAGATCATGGTCCACAAATTCTAGAATACAAAGATAAGCTTCCAATCCATGATGGTTCAAATTATCCAGAAATGTCCTGGTCCTATCCCTAATCGCGAATAACAATAAAGTGCTTACAGTACTATCCAATGGTACCTTAAGACCTTTCATATACTGGACCATGATTGTAGAAGTGGTTTCGACATTTGAGCGGATGTCCTTGTATCGGCTTTTAATATCTTTTGTATTGGCTTTAGAATGAGAGATGATTATGGCCGGGTTTTCTATTAAAGCAGCAAGTCCATTCGGGAGTTCGCTGGGTACTACATCTACCAACGCAAACGTTTCAGAAATTTCATCAGTTATTACATCTGGTAGATATTCTATATCTGCCCCCATAATATTGAGGAGGGCCTTATTATGGACAATTCCAGAATAATAGCATTTTGATTTAATATGGAAATAATCAGCAATCTGTTTTAATGCCAGGGCACTAGCCAGGGAGTCAGGGGTAGGGTCCTTCCTGACAAGTATTGTCAGTTCCCGATTTGAGTTTTTTAATATACTCTTAAACTTCCTGCGTTTTAAGAATCCAAGTTTTTTCACAATTTGTACCTTCAAATTTAGATTGAAATAATAAACTTAATATTTTTCCTTAAACCAATTTCCATATTGGATGACCATCTACAGGTTCTACATCAAGGTCTGCTACACTTTCTGAGATCATAATATCTGACATGGCCGCCAGTGGGAATGTATATTTAGCATATTCAATTGGCCCGTATAGTACGAAATCACCTGCTGCCATTTGCTGAAGACCAGTGGACGCGATATCACATATTTTGTATACGAGTTTATCCTCTTTTCGTTTACTGCGCAACCAGTTCCAGGCAGATGGAGCATTATGGATGCCTGAACCTACAGGAAAACCCCATTTTGCTTTCGCAGCAATGTTCATCCTCAATGCAACACCAGCCCCGTTACCCATGGGAGTTATACCGGGATCTATGAGCTTCTTTGTTATACCGCAATCCTCTGCCATTTCTAATAAACCTCTGGGTAATACTGATGAACCACTCTCCAGCAATTCCATGCGACCGTCAAGGCTAGAATCTATTGCATTAAAGCCAAGAATAATTGCGCTATCAACATCTGATTGACCCAAAGCATTTAACTCCTCGTCGGTAATAGACATATTCATACTGTTATAGATGGTCTTATCAGCTAGACCTACTTCACTAACATAACCAGCTGCTGCCATTCGTACTTTTGAATCTGTGGAATCAATAAGGAAAGGGGCATCTGTTTCCGCACTCACAAAGTCCATATATTTTCTTGCTGCATCTTCTGACTCAGCATAAATATGTACCATGTGGGGATTGCCTGTCTCATCTGCCTGAACCTGCTGGGTGTTGATGAGTTTTTCGGCTTCTTTTTTATCAAAAATACCTTGCGCCGGGTCAGAGACAATGTGATGCTTGTTATAGAATATAGTACCTGCCAATACAGTGGGTAATTCTCCGGGTTGACCCCCGATCTTTATATTGGCAATATTGACAATTTGCTGTTCTTTTTGGAAAACGAACATTAGTATCAATCCTTTTTTTCATCAATTTTCGGCAAATATGATTCCGGACGCTGAGTCCATCATAATCCCCGGGGAAACCATCATATCCCAGCCAGTAATTTCACGCACAATCTTCTGCTTTTTCTTTTTTGTTGATTCGATTGTCATAGGTGGTTCCAGGTATGGATCTCCCATGGAACTGTATTCATTGATTATTGATTGGATTTTTTCAGTATCAACAAGACCGCGATGATCAATAAGTTCGATTTGCTGCCTGAAGCGGTTAATAGCATCAACCGGAATATTTTCTATAAAGGGTATGGCACCACCAGAGCCTATGATCCGGCCGCTTTCATCGATACCATTCTCATGAATAGCTAAAAGTGTATTGCCTGAGAGGTGTCCTCTGGATTCCTGGCCGCATACAAGAATATATCTGATATTGGAATTGGAAATTGTATTGGATATAATCTTTTCAATCCCCAGGTTCTCAGTCTTGCAGCTTCCCATCATACATGCGCCTGGTAAGGGAGCCATGTCGCTGGCAAGAGTCACGACCGATATGTGGGATTCAGGATCAATAACTGTGTAGTCTCCTTTGACAGAAGGCCAGTTTTTTGCGATTAGATCTTCGGGCATTTTTAACCACTTATTAAATCTGGTAATATAATTGATTTATGCTGTGTATGTTAATTATTAATAATGTTTGTTGAATTTGCAAATAATATAAAAAAACTACAATTCTATATAACATAAAGATATAATAACTCCATAGTCATATGACTTTCAATGCGTGAACATGCAGCTTAGTAGAGGAATGGATTAATATTCCTGCCTTTTCCTTACAAGCGCCGAAGCCATCATGATAGCCTTGGTATAATGCCCCCCGACCCTGCTGGTATCCACAAATACTTTTTCCATCAACACAGGCGCCCCATATCCATAACCACCTGCCACTAACACCAGAGTCCTGAATATTAAATTCCCTGACACACCGTCCGGTGCCAGTATGAAATTCGCTTTATTCACAGCATTTTCGATAAGAATTCCGTAATGTTTGACATCATATCCTTCCTCCACTGCTTTTTTTGTTACGTATTCAGCATCATCCAGAGTCTTATCCACATAGGAGTCCCGGCCCCTATCTTCAAATCGCCCCCCGGACAGTACAGCTATCCTGGGTTCCACATCAAATCTGCGGATATGCTCAGAAACACGTCTGATAAATTCCAGTTTATCCTCCTTTGTAGCGCCTTCATCAATTCCCACAGGAGCTAAAAACAGCGGTGTTCCATCTGGTGTTTCCAGCAGCGCCACCCTGAAGAGTTTATTTAGACCAAATGCCTGCTTGAGATAAGAAAGAGTGGAATTTGCAGAAAGGGTTCCCCTGATAGCTCCATCCACATCACCAGAAACCAGCATGTCCACTAAGGTTTTTGCAGGTTTTTTTGAATGGATCACTTCCAATTCCGTACCGATCATATTAATAGCATAGCTATCACCCACAAGCACCACATCTGCAAACTCTCGTCCCTTTACTGCACTGTGCAGAAGTTTTGGCGTCACGCTGTCAATACCAAGCGCGATCCTGGCATGGTTCTCCATAGCTTTTTTATAAATACTCTGGATGATTTTGCTCATTTTTTAACCTTTTTTTCAGATTTTTCATCCCTACTGCACATGGCAGCAGATTCTTCAGCCGGTTTTTCTTCAAATCCAGGGCCTGGCAGGAAATGACCTCTTCCCTTCTTTGCATGGATCCCATCATCAAATATTACTTCTCCCCTGGAAATGGTAATGGCAGGAAATATTGCTTCCATTCCTTCATACGGTGACCATCCCGCTTTGCTGTGCAATTTGTCTATATTAACCTCAGTGACTTTTGTAGTATCCACTAACACGAGATCGGCATCAAATCCTTCCCAGATCGCGCCTTTGTGGTGAGATGACAATCCAAAGATCACAGCAGGATTAGTACACATGACATCAACCATTCTGGACAGGGGCAGTAGGTTGCGCCGAACCGCCAGAAGCATCAGTGGCAGCATGGTCTCAACCCCGGGCACCCCGGCAGGGGCTGACCAGATATCAGTCATTTTTTCAGATTCGGTATGGGGTGCATGATCAGATGCCACAATATCTATGGTGCCGTCGTTCAATCCGTTCCATACATACTGGAGGCTCCTTCGCTTACGAAGTGGTGGATTCATTTTTCCAAATGTACCTAATCTCTCATAATCCTTATTTGACAAAAACATGTGGTGGGGTGCTACTTCTGCTGTTATAGTTCCTTCAGATCCCCCATAGTCTCCATACTTGGCACTTCGGATTATTCCCACTGCTTCCCGGGTACTTATATGACAAAGGTGGGCCTTTGCATCGAAAGCCAGTGCATCTTCCACAGTATTTGCAACTGCAACAGCTTCAGACATGTTGGGCCTGGATTTTGAATAAGCCTCTGGTTCAAGATCGTTTTTACTCAATTGAATATTTGTTTCCAGAATCTCCTGGTCCTCTGCATGTATGCAAGCAAGGGCATCCAGATCCTTTATGATCTTAAGTGCTGCCGTCATCTGGTCTCGATCCACTGTCATTGAACCCGTACTCTCACCCAGGAATATTTCTCCAAATGCGGTAACACCCGACTTCCAGAGCGGTTCAAGGTGATCATAGTTATCGGTAACACCCCCATTTATGCCGAAATCAATGATGGATTTGGAACTTGCCAGATTCAATTTTCCATTAAATGTATCTTTATCAAGGGTAGGTGGTAAAGTATTAGGATGCTCGATGACAGTAGTCACTCCACCTGCTGCTGCTGCACAGGAACCCGTATACCAGTCTTCTTTATGCGTCATACCCGGTTCCCTGAAATGTACGTGCACATCAATTATCCCGGGAAGTATCAGCATGTTTTTGGCATTTATGACCTTATCTGCGCTTTTTTTAGGGATCATCCTGGCTATATCGGATATTTTTCCATTCTTCACAGCCAGTTCTGCTTCATGGATACGTCCCTGGTGAAAGATGCGGGCATTATTGATTATCAGGTCGGGCATGGGTCTAGTATATGCATTGAGATATTATTAAAACAGATGTTAATTTCTAACTATATAGTACTATATAGTCTATCTAGGGAATATTTAGATATTATGTCTATTAATAAAGTTCCTGAAAATAAAAACCAAAGAATTCATATTAAATCATCAATTGAATGTCAAAATGAATCGTTTGGATGGTTTAATGGATATGATACATTATTTTATATGAACAAGTGGTGTTACAATGGTAAATATTGATAAAAAAGATATTGATAATATTATTCAAGAGATAATTAAGGATATTCGGGAAATGGGACTCTGCATCAAGACATCTATAGACAGGTCTGTAACATCTCTTAAGGAACAAAATACCAGTATGGCAGACAAGGTCATAGAAAATAAGAAAAGGATCGATGAACTGGGAGATGTTATTGAGGATAAATGCACCAAAACAATGACAATGAAAGTGTCATCCAGCCAACTTCGAATGTTAAAGGGTGCCTTAAAAATGATTATCGATCTTGGGAACATCCAGGACCTTGCCATTGAGATAGCTTTTATCACAAAAGCGACAGCTAATGCTCCCCATATCAAACCGTTGGTCGATATCCCCAGAATGTCAGACCTCTTACAGGAAATGCTGGATAGCAGTCTTGATGCTTTAGAGAAACAGGATGCTGATCTTGCCAGGATTACTGCTTCCAGGGATGATGAAGTAGATGCCCTTTTTGACCAGATCCGTCGTGAACTAATCACATATATGATCGAGGACCCCCAGAAGATTGCCAACGCATCTCACCTTACCTTTGCTGCACGTTATCTGGAGAGGATGGGGGACCACATAAACAACCTGTGTGAAAGTGTGGTCTATATTGTCACTGGTTTAAAAGAGGATCTAAACTAGGAGGCTGCAAAATGGATATTTTTGACCCAATCATTTTAGCAGTAATAGTTGCCGGCCTGTACATGGCATGGAACATCGGTGCCAATGACCTGGCAAATTCTATGGGCACATCAGTGGGCAGCGGTGCATTATCTATTAAACAGGTTGTAATAATCGCAGGAATTCTTGAAGTTGTAGGCGCGGTCTTTTTTGGTGACCGCGTTACTTCCAGGATTGCCAAAGGGATTGTTCCCATTGAGCAATTAATTACAATTGATCCAAATATCGTTATTATTGGATCGCTGGCAGCCATTCTGGCAGCGGGATTCTGGATCACATTTGCCACCTTTTACCATATGCCGGTCTCAACAACCCATTCCATAGTAGGTGCAGTGACAGGGTTTGGGCTGGCAGCAACCTTCTTTATTGATGATTTTACCATCGCCCATATAAAATGGATGGTACTGGGAAAAATTGTTTTATCCTGGATCACATCACCCTTGATAGGTGCCACTCTGGCATTTATCATATTTACCCTGATACGTTTTCTGTTGCTTGGCAGAGTGGCAGACCCATATAAGCTGGAAAAGAAATTCGGATATCTCCAGATATTTTCAGCCTGTTTCGTGGCTTTTGCCCATGGCTCTAACGATGTGGCAAATGCTGTGGGACCCTTGTCTGCAGCTATGTCTGCAGCAGGACTTACCCCCTATGGTGTACTCCCTCAGTGGGTCTTATTAATAGGTGGTATCGGTATTGTGATAGGGTTGGCAACCTGGGGCTGGAGAGTGATCGAGACTATCGGAAAGGGTATTACAGAATTGACCCCCACCAGGGGTTTCTCGGCCGAATTTTCCACTGCACTGGTCGTGGTCGGCCATTCCTATAGTTCCCTGCCCATATCCACTACCCATACACTTGTGGGTGCTGTAGTTGGTGTGGGACTGGCTGGCGGTCTTGCGGCGGTTGATTTAAGTGTTATCAAAAAAATAATCGTATCATGGGTAATCACAGTTCCCGTGGCTGCCCTTACTTCCGGTGTAATATTTGCTGTACTTATGAAGGTGATCTAAATGCCATTTGAATACATCCGATCTGTCCTTGGGATTTTCGGTGAATCTCCATTTAAACCGGTCCATACCCATGCGGAAAAAAGCGGGGAAGCTGTACATAAACTCAAAGAAGCAGTGGATGCTTATGTTAAAGGGGATTATATCACGGTTCGTACCCTTGATACAGAGATATCTGCTATCGAATATGAAGCAGATGTCATCAAACAGACTATTCGCAAGCTCATACCCAGTTCCATGATGTTGCCTGTGGATCCCAATGACCTGCTCTCGTTCTTGAAACCACAGGATTCCATAGCTGACCATGCCCATCATACTGCCCACTGGCTTACCTTACGGGAGACCGAACTTCCCAGGGAGATCAAACAGGGTCTTTTGGAACTGATGGAAAGAACCCTCAAGACCGTGGATGCCTATGAGAATACGGTGGATGATATCGCCAAACTTCTTGAAACATCGTTTAGCAAGAAGGAAATCAAGCAGATACTGAAGAAGGTTCCATTGGTAGAACAATTGGAACATGAGACCGATATCACCAAGAAACAACTCCAACAAAAGATCTTCGAACATGAGAATGAACTGGGTGGGGTTGGTGTGTTCTATTTGATAAGCCTGCTGCGGGATATTGGAAATATTGCTGATAGTGCCAGTAAGGCAGCAGACCGTTTAAGGACAATGATCCTGAGAAGATGATCTGTAATTAATTGAATAATGGAATATGATAATGGAATTTGAACCTTCTTATCTAAAATTGGTAGAAAGCGGAGAGATCGACGACCGTATCGACATGCTTTATTCGAAACTTGAGCAGTGCAATATCTGTCCCAGAAATTGTGATATAAACAGACTTGAAGGCAATATCGGATATTGCAAAGCCGATGCGAACCTGGTGGTATCATCAGCCCAGCCTCACTTCTGGGAAGAGGCACCCTTAGTTGGTCTGGGCGGTTCAGGCACTGTTTTTTTATCCAACTGCAACCTGCGATGCGTGTACTGCCAGAATTTTGATATCAGCCACAGGGGCAGTGGAAAATGTATGACCGAAGAGCAGCTGGCTGAGAGTATGCTCTGGCTTCAGCGAATTGGATGTCACAATATCAATCTGGTCTCTCCGACCCATTATACTCCCCAACTGGTAAAATCCATTGCTATTGCAGCCCAAAAAGGCCTGAGACTTCCCATTGTTTACAACTGCAGCGGGTATGAAAGCATTGAGACATTGAAGCTGCTTGATGGTATAATTGATATATATATGCCAGATATGAAATACGGGAAAGCAGAAAGTGCAAAACTGTACAGCGATGCCCCTGATTATTTTGAGATCAACAAGATGGCAGTAAAAGAAATGCACAGACAGGTGGGTGATCTGGTTATTGACCATGATATTGCATGGCACGGCCTGTTGATAAGACATCTTTTATTACCCAATGATGCCGCCTGGAGTCTTAATGTACTTGAGTTCATTGCAAATGAAATTTCAAAGAACAGTTATGTTAACATCATGTTTCAGTACCGACCGGTGTACTATGCAAAAGAGTATGAAGAAATAAGCCACGCTCCGTATGTAGAAGAATATTATAATGTACTTGACATGGCACAGGGACTGGGCCTGCACAGGGGATTCCCTATAGAGTAGAGCAAAGGGATTTTACACGATCTGGTTACACCTTTGAGTTACTTGTTCTTATTCCATGTAATTCAAAATGTGGAACAGGTATCAGGGATGGTGAGCTGTATTCCCGGAATGCAGAAGTAATGATGAGGGCGATTGATTCTTCTGGTAACGAGGACCTGCAGCAACACTACAATGTAAAAATAAAAATAAAAATAAAAATTATATATATTTCTCTGCCATTTCACCGATTACGGGCAGGTGATATTCTTCACCTGAATAGGCCTTATACATCAGGAATATCCAGAGTACAAGAGCAATTAGTGGAAATAACAGTCCTGCAATAATTGCAATGATCCATCCGACAATTGGTATAATGGCAATAATGGACAATAGAATGCCAAATGCGATCAAAGCAATGCTTAATATAATCGATTGCATGGCATGGAACATGATAAATTTGCTTTTGCCAGGTTTATCTTTTTCTATAAGATAAATGATAAGACCTGATACAAGACCCAGGACATATGCTACAGCAGCCATCAGATTATCATTATTTTCAGTAGTTACAGTTTCATTCATATTTTCACCCTTCCTAATATCATGACGTATTTATAAAAAAGGTTATTTTTCAAACTATTTATACTTATTCTGATTTTGGGGCATGTGTTAATTTAAAGGACTTTTGTTTGCCAATCCGTCAATGGCATCATATTTTGGCAGTGTTCAAAACATTCATTAACGAATTCAGGTGTTGAAATGACATCAGAGGCAGCAGTTATCCCTATATACTGTGAGCACGGGTCGATCCCGATAAAAAATCCCGGGCTTTCCTTTCCGGACCCCAGCCAGAAGATAAGCAGGATCCTGGTATTGTACGGGCTTTTATCTTTACTGAATCGCACATCACGATAGATACGCATGATCGACCCGCTGCCATAGCTTTGGGTTAAGAGGGTTTCAAATTCTGGGTTGGTACTTTTACTTTTTAAGGTTCTGGGGATGGCTTCGTCTTCTTTTTTTTTAGTGTCACACCATGCTCAGAGAGCACACGTGCGACGCTTCTCGCACTTATTTCATAGCCTTCACCAGTTAGTATCTCTTCTATATCGTACATGTCCTTATCAGGTGTTTTCTCACCTTTTACTTTTAGTATGCTTATAGAAATCACCAATACGTAACACATATTTTGGCACTAATAAAGGTTTCCTATGGATGCTTGATCTGGGGAAATTCATGCCAAATTAAACAATTCGGTAGCAATAGAGTTTATGTTTTGATAGGTTATACATTTATATGCTCGCACGATTACTGACTGATTATTGTAATATTTACATTCCTTTTCCTGGGCCCATCTAATTCTACAAAAAAAACCCGTTGCCAGGTACCCAATTCCAATCTTCCTTCTATAATGGGAATGGTCTCGCTTGAACCCAACATTACTGCTTTTAAGTGTGCATCGGCATTGTTATCAATTCGGTCATGTTTATAACCAGCAGATGGAGGGATTAACTTCCCCAATAAATCTATAATGTCAGTGAGAAGACCGGATTCATTTTCGTTAATAATTATAGTGGAAGTAGTATGACGAGTGCTAACAACACACAATCCATTCTTGATTCCGATTTTTCGAACTTCATCCTTGACATTGTCGGTTATATCTACCAGTTCAATTGGCAAACTAGTATTTATCTTCAAATGAACGCACCCCAATTTAAGAAAAAATTACAGCTATCAAGTATACTGGAGCTTGTATGAAGCCAAATTCAATGTTACCATACTTAAGATCATGCAGGCTGAGATTGAATAAATAAAAGTATCCTTTGAAATAGATGAAAGACTACCTGTTGCAACATAGAGAATTCCACCAGTTAGCGATATTATTATGAATGTTAAGATTGTGGATGCGATAGCCCCACCAATAAGTGACCATGGATACTCGGCCCCTCTTCGTTCTAGAAATACATTACCTAGTATGAATCCTGTAGCAAATATCAATATGATAAAAGGTGCTGGCATTGGAAGACCTTTTTCAAAAAGGTACATAATACCAAGAGCCACAGCAATCATAGTAAAAGACATTCCTACAACAACAGCCATTGTTTGCAGAAAATGTTTATCTAAAGATTTATGAATAATCCATCCCTCCATTTTTCATCTTAATCAGCAATTATATTCAAAGTTGTATTTATTAATTTCTCTAATATAGATTTATTTTAATGGGATCGATTAACCACCCATTTTTTTCATCATCTTCTGCATGTTGAATTTCCCGCCGCGAAGTCCTTTGAATGCCTGCTGCATCATTTTATGCTGTTTTAACAAACTCCTGACATCCTCTTGTGAAGTACCAGAACCCCGGGCGATCCTTTTAATCCGGCTACTGCCTATAACAGTGGGTTCGACCTGTTCTTTTTCAGTCATACTGTCCATGATGACCTTGAACTTGTCCAGGGTACCCTTAGTCGTTTGGAAATCATCATCAGAAAGCTTTGGGATCATGGGCATGTTGGGAAGCATCTGCATGACCTGTTTCAATGGTCCCATCTTGTTCATTGCCTGAATCTGCTTATACATGTCTTTAAGGGTCAATTTGCCTCGCATCATGCTCTCTACATCGAACTCGTCCTCATCCATGGCTTCCTGTGCCTTCTCGACAAGAGTTTTAATGTCACCCATTCCTAACAATCTGGAAATAAAACGGTCTGGTTCGAATTTTTCAAAATCTTCAGGCTTCTCCCCTATACCGATAAATGCTATTGATGAACCGGTCTCTGAAACTGCAGATAGTGCACCGCCGCCTTTTGCAGTGCCGTCCAGTTTACTGATTGTCACACCTGTTATTCCGATTGATCGATTGAACACCTTAGCCTGCTCGCTTGCCTGCTGGCCTATGGCCGCATCTATCACCAGTAATTTGTGATCTGGTTTTGCGAAAGAATGGATATCTTCCATTTCCTTGATCAGGTCTTTTTCAAGAGCATGCCGCCCGGCAGTATCGATTATTAATACTTCATGTTTACTCAATGCTTCCATGCCTTTTTTGACAATTTCCACAGCATCCTTATTATCCCTCTCTCCATAGAAAGGAATATTTAATCGACTGCACAGCGTGCTCAACTGCTCGAATGCTCCGGGCCGATATGTATCAGCGCAAATAACTGCAGGTTTCATTCCTTTTCGCTGGAAGAACCTGGCTAGTTTTGCTGTGGTTGTGGTCTTACCGCTGCCCTGAAGCCCCACCATCATGATCTTTTGTGGGCTTAATTTAATATCAGTACCATGGCCCATTATTTCGATAAGCTCATGATAGACAATATTTATCACGTGTTCCCTGGGGCTCATACCAGCGGTGACATCTTCTTTCAAGGAGCGTTCTTTTATCTTTTTAGAAAGCTCCATTACCAATTTTACATTAACATCTGCTTGCAGAAGGGCACGTTGGATCTCTTTTACAGCATCATTTACCACCTTTTCATTAATCCTGCCAGCACCTGCAATCTTCTTTAATGCGTCCTGCAATGAACTGCCAAGTTTATCCATTACCATATTGATCGTCCTGTTGTAACAATAAAAAGTCTAATAATAAAAGAATGTAAGAAGGTATGAATATACCTTCCTATGCAACTATTAATTTACTAATATTTGTCATCAGATTATGAAGACAAAGGTTATCCAGGCCACCAAT includes:
- the ffh gene encoding signal recognition particle protein → MVMDKLGSSLQDALKKIAGAGRINEKVVNDAVKEIQRALLQADVNVKLVMELSKKIKERSLKEDVTAGMSPREHVINIVYHELIEIMGHGTDIKLSPQKIMMVGLQGSGKTTTTAKLARFFQRKGMKPAVICADTYRPGAFEQLSTLCSRLNIPFYGERDNKDAVEIVKKGMEALSKHEVLIIDTAGRHALEKDLIKEMEDIHSFAKPDHKLLVIDAAIGQQASEQAKVFNRSIGITGVTISKLDGTAKGGGALSAVSETGSSIAFIGIGEKPEDFEKFEPDRFISRLLGMGDIKTLVEKAQEAMDEDEFDVESMMRGKLTLKDMYKQIQAMNKMGPLKQVMQMLPNMPMIPKLSDDDFQTTKGTLDKFKVIMDSMTEKEQVEPTVIGSSRIKRIARGSGTSQEDVRSLLKQHKMMQQAFKGLRGGKFNMQKMMKKMGG
- a CDS encoding heat-shock protein; this translates as MAVVVGMSFTMIAVALGIMYLFEKGLPMPAPFIILIFATGFILGNVFLERRGAEYPWSLIGGAIASTILTFIIISLTGGILYVATGSLSSISKDTFIYSISACMILSMVTLNLASYKLQYT